In the Candidatus Aminicenantes bacterium genome, one interval contains:
- a CDS encoding bifunctional (p)ppGpp synthetase/guanosine-3',5'-bis(diphosphate) 3'-pyrophosphohydrolase yields the protein MGPGAGTGRRPMIRFDDILDRVSSRLSEKDILFLQKAYVFSARAHKGQVRRSGEPYLSHPLEVANQLAEMGLDRTTLAAGLLHDVLEDTDVTADELRATFGKDVAALVEGVTKIGRVEDVPAEIRRAETIRKIILAMTDDLRVIFIKLADRLHNLQTLKFLAEPAQKRIAAETLEIYAPIANRLGMGRIKAELEDLAFRYVEPEAYFRMAALIDPRRKTAEAELRKVRRTLERLMKENRIPAEIVSRIKRPYSIHRKMQDKHIDFPQVFDFLALRIITDSVKSCYAALGIIHQNWTHLPQRFRDFIAMPKPNLYQALHTTIITADKLSFEIQIRTREMHDLAENGIAAHWRYKEGDSPAAPKEDKRLLWLREMAELFRDQKNPREFMESLKINLIPEEVYVLTPKGRVEALPAGASALDFAFRVHTEIGLHAASARINGKPAPLKTLLRTGDIVEIQTGPDKGPTRTWLNMAVTSAARQQIKRRLNQLEQGKAVVLGRKLWDKELRKYDLPAAFPAGEALLPGLRKALRIETGSFDSFLAMVGRGRFVVNRKLLERLLPAGANLRRKPALPAEPEIQVMDRAHSLMRLARCCSPVKGEPIIGYITSGKGITIHARRCALVTKETLAPERVVEVAWGAVAQDHYKAGLVIRSIDAHGLLAKITAAISALGGDITKAEVETTPDRKARIRVALRIRDIQELQSIEKAISGIPDVQSVERV from the coding sequence ATGGGTCCTGGCGCGGGAACGGGCCGCCGGCCGATGATCCGTTTCGACGACATCCTGGACCGGGTCTCCTCCCGCTTGAGCGAGAAGGATATCCTCTTCCTGCAGAAGGCCTATGTCTTCTCGGCCCGAGCCCATAAAGGTCAGGTCCGCCGGTCGGGCGAGCCTTATTTAAGCCATCCCCTCGAAGTCGCCAACCAGTTGGCCGAAATGGGGCTGGACCGCACCACCCTGGCGGCCGGGCTCCTGCACGACGTGCTGGAAGACACCGACGTGACTGCGGACGAGCTGCGGGCGACGTTCGGCAAGGACGTCGCGGCGCTGGTCGAGGGCGTCACCAAGATCGGCCGGGTCGAGGATGTCCCGGCCGAGATCCGCCGGGCCGAGACGATCCGCAAAATCATCCTGGCCATGACCGACGACCTGCGAGTCATTTTCATCAAGCTGGCCGACCGCCTCCACAACCTCCAGACGCTCAAGTTCCTGGCCGAGCCGGCCCAAAAGCGGATCGCGGCCGAAACCCTCGAGATCTATGCTCCGATCGCCAACCGCCTCGGCATGGGCCGGATCAAGGCCGAGCTCGAGGATCTGGCCTTTCGGTATGTCGAGCCCGAGGCCTACTTCCGGATGGCGGCCCTGATCGATCCCCGGCGGAAGACGGCCGAAGCCGAGCTCCGCAAAGTGCGGCGGACTCTCGAGCGGCTGATGAAGGAAAACCGCATTCCGGCCGAGATCGTCTCGCGCATCAAGCGGCCCTACAGCATCCACCGCAAGATGCAGGACAAGCACATCGACTTCCCGCAGGTCTTCGACTTCCTGGCCCTGCGCATCATCACCGATTCGGTCAAGTCCTGCTACGCCGCGCTGGGCATCATCCACCAAAACTGGACCCACCTGCCGCAGCGCTTCCGCGATTTCATCGCCATGCCCAAGCCCAATCTCTACCAGGCCCTGCATACGACCATCATCACCGCCGACAAGCTGAGCTTCGAGATCCAGATCCGAACCCGGGAGATGCATGACCTGGCCGAGAACGGCATCGCCGCCCATTGGCGGTATAAGGAGGGGGATTCCCCAGCCGCGCCCAAAGAGGACAAGCGCCTCCTTTGGCTGCGGGAGATGGCCGAGCTGTTCCGGGACCAAAAGAACCCGCGCGAGTTCATGGAGAGTCTCAAGATCAACCTCATCCCGGAGGAGGTTTATGTCCTGACGCCCAAGGGCCGGGTCGAGGCTCTGCCCGCGGGCGCCTCGGCCCTCGATTTCGCCTTCCGCGTCCACACCGAGATCGGGCTTCACGCCGCCTCCGCACGCATCAACGGCAAACCCGCGCCGCTGAAGACCCTGCTGCGGACGGGCGACATCGTGGAGATCCAGACCGGGCCGGACAAAGGCCCGACCCGGACCTGGCTGAACATGGCCGTCACGTCCGCCGCCCGTCAGCAGATCAAGCGGCGGCTCAACCAATTGGAACAGGGCAAGGCGGTCGTCTTGGGCCGCAAGCTGTGGGACAAAGAGCTCCGCAAATACGACCTGCCGGCGGCGTTTCCGGCGGGCGAGGCGCTGCTCCCGGGGCTGCGGAAAGCGCTCCGGATCGAGACCGGATCGTTCGACTCCTTCTTGGCCATGGTCGGACGGGGAAGATTCGTCGTCAATCGCAAGCTGTTGGAGCGCCTGCTCCCCGCAGGGGCGAATCTGCGGCGCAAACCGGCCTTACCGGCCGAGCCCGAAATCCAAGTCATGGACCGAGCCCACTCCCTCATGCGGTTGGCCCGCTGCTGTTCGCCGGTCAAGGGGGAGCCGATCATCGGCTACATCACGTCCGGCAAAGGCATCACGATCCACGCCAGGCGCTGCGCTCTGGTGACCAAGGAAACCCTGGCCCCCGAGCGTGTCGTCGAAGTGGCTTGGGGAGCAGTGGCCCAGGACCATTACAAGGCTGGTCTGGTCATCCGGTCCATTGATGCACACGGGTTGTTGGCCAAGATCACCGCGGCCATATCGGCCCTCGGCGGAGATATCACCAAGGCCGAAGTGGAAACGACGCCGGATCGCAAAGCCAGAATCCGGGTCGCCCTCCGAATCCGCGACATCCAGGAGCTGCAGTCCATCGAAAAGGCGATATCCGGCATACCGGATGTGCAGTCGGTGGAGCGGGTCTGA
- the dnaA gene encoding chromosomal replication initiator protein DnaA, translating to MSDKTNPWLQVLLEVQKTVDANSFETWFDPTSFIGQDGDSLYVKVPNAYFKDWLSFHYSALINEIGKVVLGKSIEVKYIFDDATFSFKRNSPDERRTKFGNLLNPNLNPNYSFDAFVVGNCNQFAHAAALAVSKNPARSYNPLYLYGGSGLGKTHLMNAIGHASLQNDPRLKILYITTEKFMNDLVNHLQYGKILDFRQKYRSIDVLIMDDIHTLGGKDRTKEEFFHTFNHLYDSQKQIVISSDCPPKEIAGLEERFRSRFEWGLIADLKPPDIETRIAIINKKAEQENVVLPESVALFIADKVHSNVRELEGYLRRVVAYASLKGEPIDIDLARESLKDLLDSTSRVVNVDKIQKLVCHTYKIKPAQLKAKNNSPKVSFPRQIAMYLTKELTDASLPEIGKKFGGKHHTTVLHSIRKIEKMRQDNPEFDKEINSLIGFMQ from the coding sequence ATGTCAGACAAGACCAACCCGTGGCTCCAGGTCCTTCTCGAGGTCCAAAAAACGGTCGACGCGAACAGCTTTGAGACCTGGTTCGACCCGACCTCATTCATCGGACAAGACGGCGACAGCCTCTATGTCAAAGTGCCCAACGCATACTTCAAGGACTGGCTGTCCTTCCACTATTCAGCCTTGATCAACGAGATCGGCAAGGTGGTCCTCGGCAAATCGATCGAAGTGAAGTACATCTTCGACGACGCGACCTTCTCGTTCAAGCGGAATTCGCCCGACGAGCGCCGGACCAAGTTCGGGAACCTCCTCAACCCCAACCTGAACCCCAACTATTCCTTCGACGCCTTCGTCGTCGGCAACTGCAACCAGTTCGCCCACGCCGCGGCCCTGGCCGTGTCCAAGAACCCGGCCCGTTCATACAACCCGCTCTATCTCTACGGCGGCTCGGGTCTCGGCAAGACCCACCTCATGAACGCCATCGGCCACGCCTCGCTCCAGAACGACCCGCGGCTGAAGATCCTCTACATCACCACCGAAAAGTTCATGAACGACCTAGTCAACCATCTCCAGTACGGCAAGATCCTGGATTTCCGGCAGAAGTATCGATCCATCGACGTCCTGATTATGGACGATATCCATACGCTCGGCGGCAAGGATCGGACCAAGGAAGAGTTCTTCCATACCTTCAACCATCTCTACGACAGCCAGAAGCAGATCGTCATCTCCAGCGACTGCCCGCCGAAGGAGATCGCCGGGCTGGAGGAGCGGTTCCGATCCCGGTTCGAATGGGGCCTGATCGCCGACCTCAAGCCGCCGGATATCGAGACCCGCATCGCCATCATCAATAAAAAAGCCGAACAGGAAAATGTCGTCCTGCCGGAAAGCGTCGCCTTGTTCATCGCCGACAAGGTCCATTCCAACGTCCGGGAGCTGGAGGGATATCTGCGCCGGGTCGTCGCCTACGCCTCCCTCAAGGGCGAGCCGATCGATATCGACCTGGCCCGCGAATCGCTCAAGGATCTCCTGGATTCGACCTCCCGCGTCGTCAACGTCGACAAGATCCAAAAGCTCGTCTGCCACACCTACAAGATCAAGCCGGCCCAGCTCAAGGCCAAGAACAACTCACCCAAAGTCTCTTTCCCCCGTCAGATAGCCATGTATTTGACCAAGGAGCTGACGGACGCCTCCCTGCCTGAGATCGGCAAGAAATTCGGTGGAAAACACCACACCACCGTCCTGCACAGCATCCGCAAGATCGAGAAGATGCGCCAGGACAATCCCGAATTCGACAAGGAAATCAACAGCCTGATCGGGTTCATGCAATAA
- the dnaN gene encoding DNA polymerase III subunit beta, protein MQFTIRKEAILDELQLLQGIVEKRNTMPILANVLIQAAEGLVELTGTDLEVGLRTHVEAQVEEPGAVTISGKKIFEIVKSLPDGEAVTFKEDRDLMMRVTAGESEFKVMCLPKDDYPQVPDPKFETKIAFPVDAFQDMIDRVFFAIAQEQRYYLNGALMVIKAKSLELISTDGHRLSYCQRQIPDLQPAKELRVIVAKKTLNELRKFGEGMIEFDMDENNLFFRSGARTLISRVIESKFPNFEAVIPKDNPNHALLPRAAFTDAIRRVSLLSAERSRGIKFTFEKNRIRLFSSNPEMGEARDKLDVEYKGAGIEIGFNSQYILDFLTTVGGDKIRFELKDENSAALLKPEGEDGLKSLYVLMPMKI, encoded by the coding sequence ATGCAATTCACGATCCGCAAAGAAGCCATCCTGGACGAGCTTCAGCTGCTGCAAGGCATTGTCGAGAAGCGCAATACGATGCCGATCCTGGCCAACGTTTTGATCCAGGCGGCCGAAGGCTTGGTCGAGCTGACCGGGACGGACCTGGAAGTCGGCCTGCGCACCCATGTCGAAGCCCAGGTCGAAGAGCCCGGTGCGGTGACGATCTCGGGCAAGAAGATCTTCGAGATCGTCAAATCCCTTCCGGACGGCGAAGCCGTCACCTTCAAAGAAGACCGGGACCTGATGATGAGGGTCACGGCCGGCGAGAGCGAATTCAAGGTCATGTGCCTGCCCAAAGACGATTATCCCCAGGTGCCGGATCCCAAGTTCGAGACGAAGATCGCTTTCCCCGTGGATGCCTTCCAGGACATGATCGATCGCGTTTTCTTCGCTATCGCTCAAGAACAGCGCTATTACTTGAACGGCGCCCTGATGGTCATCAAAGCCAAATCGCTCGAACTGATCAGCACGGACGGCCACCGCCTGTCCTATTGCCAGCGGCAGATTCCGGATCTGCAGCCGGCCAAAGAGCTTCGGGTGATCGTAGCCAAAAAGACCCTCAACGAACTCCGCAAGTTCGGGGAGGGAATGATCGAGTTCGACATGGACGAGAACAACCTCTTTTTCCGCAGCGGCGCGCGGACGCTTATTTCCCGCGTCATCGAGAGCAAATTCCCCAATTTCGAAGCCGTCATCCCCAAGGACAACCCCAACCACGCGCTTTTGCCCCGAGCCGCCTTCACCGACGCCATTCGGCGCGTTTCCCTGCTCTCGGCCGAACGTTCACGCGGCATCAAGTTCACCTTCGAGAAGAACCGCATCCGCCTCTTCTCCTCCAATCCGGAAATGGGCGAGGCTCGCGACAAGCTCGACGTCGAGTACAAAGGCGCCGGGATCGAGATCGGTTTCAATTCCCAATACATCCTCGACTTCCTGACGACGGTCGGCGGGGACAAGATCCGCTTCGAGCTCAAGGATGAGAACAGCGCCGCGCTGCTGAAGCCCGAGGGCGAGGATGGACTCAAGAGCCTGTATGTCCTCATGCCGATGAAGATTTAA
- the gmhB gene encoding D-glycero-beta-D-manno-heptose 1,7-bisphosphate 7-phosphatase — protein MSHRAVFLDRDGTINVETGYPRDFSQITIYPASFTAIRAARAAGFKVVVVTNQSGIGRGYLDEATLERLHARLAEALAAGGAPVDAIYYCPHHEQAGLGAYKTACDCRKPAPGMARRAARELDLDLAGSFMIGDKVEDVRFGLAAGVTPILVRTGYGRDSESRLAGLGVVPAHIADGIGEAVAWVLARERAAGR, from the coding sequence ATGAGCCACCGGGCCGTTTTCCTCGACCGCGACGGAACGATCAACGTGGAGACCGGTTATCCCCGCGATTTTTCCCAGATCACGATCTACCCGGCGAGCTTCACCGCCATCCGCGCCGCCCGCGCGGCCGGGTTCAAGGTTGTCGTGGTGACCAACCAAAGCGGCATCGGCCGCGGCTACCTGGACGAGGCCACCCTGGAACGGCTCCACGCCCGCCTGGCCGAGGCCCTCGCGGCGGGCGGCGCGCCCGTCGACGCGATCTATTACTGTCCCCATCACGAGCAAGCCGGGCTGGGGGCTTACAAGACGGCCTGCGACTGCCGCAAGCCGGCCCCGGGCATGGCCCGGCGGGCCGCTCGCGAGCTCGACCTCGACTTGGCCGGATCCTTCATGATCGGCGACAAGGTCGAGGACGTCCGCTTCGGACTGGCCGCGGGGGTGACGCCGATCCTGGTCCGGACGGGCTACGGCCGCGACAGCGAATCCCGGCTGGCCGGGCTTGGGGTCGTGCCGGCCCACATCGCGGACGGCATCGGGGAGGCCGTCGCATGGGTCCTGGCGCGGGAACGGGCCGCCGGCCGATGA
- the waaF gene encoding lipopolysaccharide heptosyltransferase II, producing MKIVVRIPNWVGDAILARPALDSLAAHFPGADIAVAAGAGVRDLFGTEAGGPRVLALNGAKTRGELVAAAEALRAEAFDLGLLFTNSFGSALQFRQAGIPERWGYRRDGRGLLLTRGVKPPDPQAEPRHQIYYYLDLLRKLGLPTIEPELRFSLSPAEKQAAKTRLRELGADDGRPLIILNPGAAYGPAKRWPAERYAALAGLFVRDRNARILLTGSADEAALTAEIAASLDEPPIDLAGRTTLRGLLALIGEAALFVTNDTGPMHMANALRVPVVAIFGPTEPRATAPFHAPAAVLKKDAPCGPCLYRSCPFDHRCMTAITAEEAYRAGLAFLQG from the coding sequence ATGAAAATCGTCGTCCGCATCCCCAACTGGGTCGGCGATGCCATCCTCGCTCGCCCCGCCTTGGACAGCTTGGCGGCCCATTTTCCGGGCGCCGATATTGCGGTCGCGGCCGGCGCCGGAGTGCGCGATCTGTTCGGGACGGAGGCGGGCGGTCCCCGCGTTCTGGCCCTCAACGGCGCCAAGACCCGCGGCGAGCTCGTGGCCGCCGCCGAAGCGCTCCGGGCCGAAGCCTTCGACCTCGGCCTTCTATTCACCAATTCCTTCGGCTCGGCTCTCCAGTTCCGGCAAGCCGGCATCCCCGAGCGCTGGGGATACCGGAGAGACGGCCGGGGCTTGCTCCTGACCCGTGGCGTCAAGCCGCCCGATCCCCAGGCCGAGCCGCGCCATCAGATCTATTATTACCTCGATCTCCTGCGGAAGCTGGGCCTCCCGACGATCGAGCCCGAGCTCCGGTTCAGTCTTTCGCCGGCGGAGAAGCAGGCGGCCAAGACGCGGCTCCGCGAGCTGGGAGCCGACGACGGCCGGCCCCTCATCATCCTCAACCCGGGCGCCGCCTACGGGCCGGCCAAGCGCTGGCCGGCGGAGCGGTACGCGGCCCTGGCCGGCCTCTTCGTCCGCGACCGGAACGCCCGCATCCTTCTGACCGGTTCGGCCGACGAGGCTGCCCTGACGGCCGAGATCGCCGCTTCGCTCGACGAGCCGCCGATCGACCTGGCCGGCCGCACGACGCTGCGCGGCTTGTTGGCCCTCATCGGCGAAGCCGCTCTCTTCGTGACCAACGACACGGGACCCATGCACATGGCCAACGCTCTTCGCGTCCCGGTGGTCGCGATCTTCGGCCCGACCGAGCCGAGAGCGACGGCGCCGTTTCACGCCCCGGCCGCCGTGCTCAAGAAGGACGCGCCCTGCGGCCCCTGCCTCTACCGATCCTGCCCCTTCGACCATCGCTGCATGACGGCGATCACGGCCGAAGAGGCGTACCGGGCCGGCCTGGCCTTTCTCCAGGGATAA
- a CDS encoding tetratricopeptide repeat protein, with product MKMRFAAALAAALLLAACASVPTPLRPSDQLQFGVWASQNNLWDEAIFRWKKALQANPRSVAALNNLAVAYEKKGLFKEALAEYEAALKIAPNDSYVKSNLQKCKENIQPPAATAEPKKAPDAKK from the coding sequence ATGAAAATGAGATTCGCCGCGGCCCTTGCGGCCGCCCTGCTCCTCGCCGCCTGCGCCTCGGTCCCAACTCCCCTACGCCCCTCCGACCAGCTCCAATTCGGGGTCTGGGCGTCCCAAAACAACCTTTGGGACGAGGCCATCTTCCGCTGGAAGAAGGCCCTCCAGGCCAACCCCCGGTCCGTCGCGGCCCTCAACAACCTGGCCGTGGCCTACGAAAAGAAGGGGTTGTTCAAGGAAGCCCTGGCCGAATACGAAGCCGCCCTCAAAATCGCCCCCAACGATTCCTATGTAAAATCCAATCTGCAGAAATGTAAAGAAAATATCCAGCCCCCGGCCGCTACGGCGGAACCAAAGAAGGCCCCCGATGCGAAAAAATAG
- the rpmB gene encoding 50S ribosomal protein L28 — MPKLCEICGKGPVFGHSVSHSHKASAKKWSPNLQHVKAKTDSGNRQIWVCTRCLRSGKVQKAV, encoded by the coding sequence ATGCCGAAATTATGCGAAATCTGCGGTAAAGGCCCCGTCTTCGGGCACAGCGTCAGCCATTCTCACAAGGCTTCGGCCAAGAAATGGAGCCCGAACCTTCAGCATGTGAAGGCCAAGACCGATTCCGGCAACCGTCAGATCTGGGTCTGCACCCGCTGCCTGAGGTCCGGAAAGGTCCAGAAAGCCGTCTAA
- a CDS encoding BamA/TamA family outer membrane protein has protein sequence MIRRASALLALAGLLLLAVPAAAQFMYFPYYGKNKINYEKFAWKSYATEHFKVFFYADEPGLLKNVVDTAESAYRKVSADLKHQLSDPVPLLYYTTVTDFEQSNVFQISEGVLGVSEPVLFRIGIHGDMPLNELQELITHELTHVFEFDILWGNQGGALTALSQPPLWTFEGLSEYTTDRWSSWSTLILRDAVLNDRIPELNEAGDLVQRYPLPRDPAYDFGHAIYEFLVEKYGSGAIRDLWQSLKGGALLSRRDPFQRAFRLSARLFGQEFKRYLRARFKDYFTRENPEDYSVPLGPEFPMNPYYFAFSQALSPSGDLVATITYNAQASDMDIVLLSAKDGRVLKNITKGYTTDYEYIKYDIDPTNGPALAWSPEGDRIAFFARDGRRHSLFLISPVTGQTLKTIRLTVDQPAGPRFLPDGKSLIFAAFHKGIHDLFRLDLETGALTPLTNDPLYEKAPAISPDGRTLVYSIRTGTVDKLFLSPLTDLATKTQLTFGRDNTVCPSFSPDGQTVFFAGDARGAFNVYSLSLTTGEIRRHTDVRTGNFFPAPLPSEPGRMIFASFNKGAFQLFKAEAAGAVESTVTFAPVAAGAPFERFAPALNFTIDAAKIEPHSGIGRLYVTSRPPVAAVVSTDGSIYGGATIGFSDIMGNHQFSVSAYQVREFRSMAATYLNQTGRLQSAFSVFQYSYYYYPNMYYYDPSLWQYVTYADATAVRRITGAQFLVYYPFSLYVRAEAGLGFFHYEEEMMDTYSIGLYSNASGFGFINGTIASASLSLTGETTRFQAYGPASGYTFRFSVSQALPLAEKLIRNTTVSGDIRKYLDFGSDILLALRLQGHACWGRDPFLFYFGGNNEVRSAYYYSLTATEYWIGNAEFRFPLIGVAQTILGNIGPIRGVVFFDVSRSRYPGYPAEFYIYDETYTEGDIPYYRVAQALGSFGYGLEAFLFGFPLHIEWVKQLQWPDFSKPYKFSGLGSYVLKFWIGFDF, from the coding sequence ATGATCCGGCGCGCCTCCGCCCTCCTCGCCCTGGCCGGGCTTCTCCTCCTGGCCGTCCCCGCCGCCGCGCAGTTCATGTATTTCCCTTATTACGGGAAAAACAAGATCAACTACGAGAAGTTCGCCTGGAAATCTTACGCCACCGAGCATTTCAAGGTCTTCTTCTACGCCGATGAACCGGGGTTGCTGAAGAACGTCGTCGATACGGCCGAGAGCGCCTATCGCAAGGTCAGCGCCGACCTCAAGCACCAGCTGTCGGACCCCGTGCCGCTTCTCTACTACACCACGGTGACCGACTTCGAACAGTCCAACGTGTTCCAGATCTCGGAAGGGGTTCTGGGAGTCTCCGAGCCGGTCCTGTTCCGGATCGGCATTCACGGCGACATGCCTCTCAACGAGCTGCAGGAGCTCATCACCCACGAGCTGACTCACGTCTTCGAGTTCGACATCCTCTGGGGCAACCAGGGCGGGGCGCTCACGGCCCTCTCCCAGCCGCCGCTATGGACCTTCGAGGGCTTGTCCGAATACACCACCGACCGTTGGTCGTCCTGGTCCACCTTGATTCTTCGCGACGCCGTGCTCAACGACCGCATCCCGGAGCTCAACGAAGCCGGCGACCTGGTCCAGCGCTACCCGCTGCCGCGCGATCCGGCCTACGACTTCGGGCATGCCATCTACGAGTTCCTGGTCGAAAAATACGGCTCAGGGGCCATCCGCGATCTGTGGCAATCCCTCAAGGGCGGCGCCCTGCTCAGCCGGCGGGATCCATTCCAAAGAGCTTTCCGGCTTTCCGCCCGCCTGTTCGGTCAGGAGTTCAAGCGCTATCTGCGGGCCCGGTTCAAGGACTACTTCACCCGCGAGAATCCGGAGGACTACAGCGTCCCGTTGGGCCCCGAATTCCCGATGAACCCCTACTACTTCGCCTTTTCCCAGGCCTTATCGCCGTCGGGCGACCTGGTGGCCACCATCACCTACAACGCCCAAGCCTCGGATATGGACATCGTCCTGCTGTCGGCCAAGGACGGGCGCGTCCTGAAGAACATCACCAAGGGCTACACGACCGACTACGAATACATCAAATACGACATCGATCCCACCAACGGCCCGGCCCTGGCCTGGTCCCCGGAGGGAGACCGGATCGCCTTCTTCGCCCGGGACGGCCGCCGGCACAGCTTGTTCCTCATCTCCCCAGTCACGGGCCAGACCCTGAAGACCATCCGGCTCACGGTCGACCAGCCGGCCGGCCCCCGCTTCCTCCCGGACGGCAAGTCGCTCATCTTCGCCGCCTTCCATAAGGGCATCCACGACCTCTTCCGGCTCGATCTCGAGACGGGAGCCCTGACCCCGCTGACCAACGATCCGCTCTACGAGAAAGCGCCGGCCATCTCGCCGGACGGGCGCACGCTCGTCTACAGCATCCGGACGGGGACGGTGGACAAGCTCTTCCTCTCGCCGCTCACCGATCTGGCGACGAAGACCCAGCTGACGTTCGGCCGCGACAACACGGTCTGCCCCAGCTTTTCGCCCGACGGCCAGACCGTCTTTTTCGCCGGCGACGCGCGCGGGGCCTTCAACGTCTACTCGCTGAGCCTGACGACGGGGGAGATCCGGCGCCACACCGACGTCCGGACCGGCAACTTCTTCCCGGCCCCCCTCCCCTCCGAGCCCGGCCGGATGATCTTCGCCTCCTTCAATAAAGGCGCCTTCCAGCTCTTCAAGGCCGAGGCGGCCGGAGCCGTGGAAAGCACCGTGACCTTCGCCCCGGTCGCGGCCGGCGCGCCGTTCGAGCGGTTCGCCCCGGCCCTGAATTTCACGATCGACGCCGCCAAGATCGAGCCGCACAGCGGCATCGGCCGTTTGTATGTCACGTCGCGCCCGCCGGTCGCGGCCGTCGTCTCGACGGACGGCTCCATCTACGGCGGCGCCACCATCGGCTTTTCGGACATCATGGGCAACCACCAGTTCTCGGTCTCCGCCTACCAGGTCCGCGAGTTCCGCTCGATGGCCGCCACCTATCTCAACCAGACCGGCCGCCTCCAGAGCGCGTTCAGCGTCTTCCAGTACAGCTACTACTATTACCCCAATATGTACTATTACGACCCCTCGCTGTGGCAGTACGTCACCTATGCCGACGCGACCGCGGTGCGGCGCATCACGGGGGCCCAGTTCCTTGTTTACTATCCGTTCAGCCTCTATGTTCGGGCCGAAGCGGGCCTCGGCTTCTTCCACTATGAAGAAGAGATGATGGACACGTACAGCATCGGTCTCTATTCCAACGCCTCCGGGTTCGGCTTCATCAACGGGACCATCGCCTCGGCCAGCCTGTCGCTGACCGGCGAGACGACGCGCTTCCAGGCCTACGGTCCGGCCTCGGGATACACTTTCCGATTCTCGGTCAGCCAGGCTTTGCCGCTGGCCGAGAAGCTCATCCGCAACACCACCGTCTCCGGCGACATCCGCAAGTATCTTGACTTCGGTTCGGACATCCTGCTGGCGCTGCGCCTGCAGGGCCATGCCTGCTGGGGCCGCGATCCGTTCCTGTTCTATTTCGGCGGCAACAACGAGGTCCGGTCGGCCTACTATTACAGCCTGACCGCGACCGAGTACTGGATCGGCAACGCGGAATTCCGCTTCCCCCTCATCGGCGTCGCCCAGACCATCCTCGGCAACATCGGCCCCATCCGCGGCGTCGTCTTCTTCGACGTCTCTCGCTCGCGCTACCCCGGCTATCCGGCCGAGTTCTATATTTACGACGAGACCTACACGGAAGGGGACATCCCGTACTACCGCGTGGCCCAGGCCCTGGGCTCGTTCGGATACGGCCTGGAGGCCTTCCTCTTCGGCTTCCCGCTGCATATCGAATGGGTCAAGCAATTGCAGTGGCCGGACTTCTCCAAGCCCTACAAGTTCAGCGGACTCGGCTCCTATGTCCTGAAATTCTGGATCGGCTTCGACTTTTAA
- a CDS encoding bifunctional 5,10-methylenetetrahydrofolate dehydrogenase/5,10-methenyltetrahydrofolate cyclohydrolase produces MGQWLEGKPVADKIREQVKAEVAAAREASGKVPGLVGVLVGDNPASQSYLRMKEKACQNLGLFGQIQYLPAGISRLDLKARIEGLNADDRVDGILVQLPLPKGYDTQEVISWIDPGKDVDGIHPISLGLLLQNQPCLSACTPRGCLELIRSTGTAIEGKDVVVIGRSLIVGKPLSVMITNENGTVTICHSKTKDLPGVCARADILVAAMGKPGFVGPEFVKEGAVVIDVGSNAIGDKALVRRLFGEDPRREKEIDDKGYTWVGDVQPRVIDKAAWLTPSPGGVGPLTIAMLMRNTLDAFKRRHKL; encoded by the coding sequence ATGGGTCAATGGCTGGAAGGGAAGCCCGTCGCGGACAAGATCCGGGAGCAGGTCAAGGCCGAAGTCGCCGCGGCCCGTGAGGCCTCGGGGAAAGTGCCAGGCCTCGTCGGCGTGCTGGTCGGCGACAACCCGGCCTCGCAAAGCTACCTGCGGATGAAGGAGAAAGCCTGCCAAAACTTGGGGCTCTTCGGTCAGATCCAGTATCTGCCGGCCGGTATCTCGCGGCTCGACCTGAAAGCCCGCATCGAAGGCCTCAACGCCGACGACCGGGTGGACGGCATCCTCGTCCAGCTCCCCCTGCCCAAGGGCTATGATACCCAAGAAGTCATCTCTTGGATCGATCCGGGCAAGGACGTGGACGGCATCCACCCGATCAGCCTGGGACTGCTCCTGCAGAACCAGCCCTGCTTGAGCGCCTGCACGCCGCGCGGCTGCCTGGAGCTCATCCGTTCGACCGGGACGGCCATCGAGGGCAAGGACGTCGTCGTCATCGGCCGCAGCCTGATCGTCGGCAAGCCCCTTTCGGTCATGATCACAAACGAGAACGGGACGGTCACCATCTGCCACAGCAAGACCAAGGACCTGCCCGGCGTTTGCGCTCGGGCCGACATTCTCGTCGCCGCGATGGGCAAGCCCGGCTTCGTCGGCCCGGAGTTTGTCAAGGAGGGCGCGGTCGTCATCGATGTGGGCAGCAACGCGATCGGCGACAAGGCCCTGGTCCGGCGATTGTTCGGCGAGGATCCCAGGCGCGAGAAGGAGATCGACGACAAGGGCTATACTTGGGTCGGCGACGTCCAGCCGCGGGTCATCGACAAAGCAGCCTGGCTGACCCCCTCCCCCGGCGGCGTCGGGCCCCTGACCATCGCCATGCTGATGCGGAACACCTTGGACGCCTTCAAGCGCCGGCATAAGCTGTGA